In one Arachis duranensis cultivar V14167 chromosome 9, aradu.V14167.gnm2.J7QH, whole genome shotgun sequence genomic region, the following are encoded:
- the LOC107466424 gene encoding LOW QUALITY PROTEIN: uncharacterized protein LOC107466424 (The sequence of the model RefSeq protein was modified relative to this genomic sequence to represent the inferred CDS: substituted 1 base at 1 genomic stop codon) yields the protein MHSLKEKVSDKIYNLFSTSSTPSSSSPQASTYDKEDKSWSSYFSHVIPSFRFGGSTTSKHQDDLKHVQSISARYDQENFRYQDIPMDEYADCNALNTPDLVKDETDEDPTSRRSSSSSEDFAEAKEQQTPIASKEHPLKLTEDSTFISYDLYEFFESCIPNCLVHXVVLCHTLKHGTSLRTLIRKSAELSGPGLLIVGDRQGAVFGGLLDCPLKPTAKRKYQGTNQTFVFTTIYGEPRLFRPTGANRYYYMCLNDLLALGGGGNYALCLHEDLLTGTSGTCDTFGNKCLAHNPEFELKDVELWGFTHDSPRP from the exons atgcATTCTCTCAAAGAAAAAGTCTCGGACAAGATTTACAACCTCTTTTCTACTTCTTCCACCCCTTCATCTTCCTCGCCTCag gCTAGCACATATGATAAAGAGGATAAATCTTGGTCATCATATTTTTCTCATGTTATCCCTTCATTTCGCTTTGGTGGATCCACGACAAGCAAGCACCAAGATGATCTTAAACACGTTCAATCAATTTCTGCTAGATATGATCAAGAAAATTTTAGATATCAGGATATTCCAATGGATGAATATGCTGATTGTAATGCACTTAATACCCCAGATCTAGTGAAAGATGAAACTGATGAAGATCCTACCTCTAGAAGGAGCAGTAGCAGTTCTGAAGATTTTGCAGAAGCAAAGGAGCAGCAAACACCAATAGCATCAAAAGAGCATCCACTCAAACTTACTGAGGACTCGACTTTTATTTCTTATGATTTGTATGAATTTTTTGAATCATGCATACCTAATTGCCTTGTGCATTGAGTAGTATTGTGCCA TACTTTGAAACATGGAACATCACTTCGCACACTTATTCGCAAGAGTGCTGAACTCTCTGGTCCTGGTTTGCTG ATTGTTGGAGATCGGCAAGGTGCTGTCTTTGGTGGGCTGCTAGACTGTCCTTTGAAACCTACAGCAAAGCGAAAATATCAA GGAACAAATCAAACTTTTGTCTTTACTACTATATATGGTGAGCCAAGGTTGTTTCGGCCAACTG GTGCCAATCGGTACTACTACATGTGTTTGAATGATTTGCTTGCACTTGGTGGTGGGGGTAATTATGCCTTATGCTTACATGAAGATTT GTTAACTGGAACTAGTGGAACTTGTGATACATTCGGGAACAAATGTCTTGCTCATAATCCAGAGTTTGAGTTAAAAGATGTTGAG CTATGGGGTTTTACACATGATTCACCTCGACCGTAA
- the LOC110275752 gene encoding uncharacterized protein LOC110275752, producing MSVLTDDELGTDSWKHVNKVKKEHVYNMIKRVFHYEDDAGGKIKRGIMKRIGKNWKDTRHNLYHKCYKETRTYEENLEHCQKGIEENEWKRFLNYCQKEKTKEAIANVERQDESSKHLSQNDLLAQVLRKEHPGRVHALGAGPCPTQVFSNVAGQLSGSAEPNEEYERRIAELTAKLEEE from the exons ATGTCTGTTCTTACGGATGATGAGCTTGGGACAG ATAGTTGGAAGCATGTGAACAAAGTTAAGAAAGAACATGTATACAACATGATCAAG CGAGTCTTTCACTATGAGGACGATGCCGGAGGAAAAATAAAGCGCGGAATTATGAAGAGGATAGGAAAGAACTGGAAGGATACAAGGCACAACTTGTATCATAAGTGTTACAAAGAAACAAGGACTTATGAGGAAAATCTTGAGCATTGCcaaaaaggaatagaagaaaATGAATGGAAACGGTTCCTTAACTATTGCCAGAAGGAAAAAACAAAG GAAGCAATTGCGAATGTTGAGAGGCAGGATGAATCCTCTAAGCACCTTTCACAAAATGATTTGCTAGCACAAGTTCTTAGAAAGGAGCACCCAGGACGAGTTCATGCCTTAGGTGCCGGACCATGTCCCACCCAAGTCTTTAGTAATGTTGCTGGACAACTGTCGGGTTCTGCAGAGCCCAATGAAGAGTATGAGAGGAGAATTGCAGAATTGACGGCTAAGCTAGAAGAAGAGTAG